CAATGTGAGAGATGGAGCCGTGGGAATATGGGTGCAAGATGCCCATCGGATTATCGACTCAGTGACTGCAACATCCACCACCAACTGGTCTAGCTCACCTATTCCTATGGTCCTGTTTCTTTTGCTGTGCAGACCTGATATCCTTGACCAGTTTCCTCTTTCCCTTCTTGTCTCTGTCTTTCCTCCTGCTGCTTCTGTCTGACTCTCACCTGCTTCCTCACCCCTCTCAAGTTGTGAAGAAGATTCTGGAGATGGCAGTAACCTCTTTGGGCTTGAGTCTATAAAAAAGGGATAAGATTATTTGATCAGCTCTTTCACATAATAGATTTTTGTGGTTCCATTGCAAACActgataaagaaaataatactaATGCAAACTCTTTCCAACAATACTAATACTAATGCAAAATAATACTAATGCAAACTCTATATAACTATACATAGCAATCCAGGAAGAGTGAAAGAGGAGGAAGTACCTCCAAGTTTCTCATCTGTCTCATGAGTGTTGTTGTTCTGTGTTGTCGATGGACTCGGACTAAAGAAGGTAAAGCTTGGCATAGATGGGAGTTCTGATTCAAGTTGTTCCCCATCAAAAGAAAACCCACCAAAACCAGAAGTTGGCGGTACGTTGCTGTTAACCGCAGGTAAGAAAGAGGAGAACGATGATCTACAATCATTATCAATCGATTCCTCTAACTGCCCCATGCTAAAGCTATAGTCTTGCTCCCGAGAAACATACTCTGTGGAGAAAGAACATCCACCACTCTCCAACCCTTCACACCCAACCCCATCTCGACCATATTGTTCTTGTCCTGGCTCAGATAACTCCTCCATCCAAGAGTGAGCTGCAAGACAAATCATCATTTCAAGCCTTATATTCCAACAAGTTGAAATGATAGATCAGGATGACATACCTAAAACACCATCAGCCGTTAGCCTCTGGGAAGGATCAACACAAAGCATCCCGCGGATCAAATCCTTGGCGTATGAAGTTATATTACCCCACGGCTCTGCAGAAAACCTCAAATCTGCTGCCCTGACAGCATCAAAAATCTTTGACTTAGTCTTTCCCCAAAAGGGAGGCACTCCACTGAGAAGTATGTACAAAATAACCCCTGCACTCCATACATCAGCAGCTTCGTTATACCCCCCTGACAACACTTCGGGCGCTATATAAAACGGACTACCAACAGTCCCATTTAACTTCTCTCCTGTTTCATTACAAAAACCACATCTTAGAACACACAACAACGTTCATGAAAGTTTAAAGAGATAGTTATCTATCTTACCTGGCTTTATATAGGTCGCCAAACCAAAATCAGCTAATTTAATAGGAGAGGAAGAAGCCACTGTAGCCATGAGAATGTTCTCAGGCTTCAAGTCCCTATGGACAATACCATTATCATGACAAAACTTCACCACTTGCATCAAATGCTTAAACAGCACCCTGGCACGAACCTCCGAATACCTTCCATACTTCTCAAGCTTGTGGAAAAGCTCACCTCCCGCACAAAGCTCCATCACAAGATGCACGTGATCCTCCTCCTCGTAAACCGCTTTTAGATCCACAACGTTCGGGTGGCCAGCTAGTTTAGCCATGATGGCAATCTCGAGTTTGATGCTTTTCATGTCCTCCTGCGTAACAAGTCTATCTTTAGAGATGGACTTGCAAGCAAGCCTCTCGCCAGTGAACTTATCAGAACACACTCTGATCACACCGAACTGACCCAAGCCTAACTGTTCCCCAAGCACGTAACGGTCTTTTAAGCTGGAGACGTTGACCGGGTTGAGAATGGTTTGGGTGAGGGTTGCAACTTTGTAGCAGTTGCAGAATTCAAATAAAGGTGGGCTTGTGTTCTCCTTATCAGCTAAGTCCATTCCCATATCCAAAAGATCAAAAACCTAACTTGTGATTCAGCTATAGCAAACCTTCTCTTCAGCTATAGCATCCTCCTTTGAATCTCCTCTGATCTGTAATAGTTTTAAAGACTTAAAACCTCAGATCCAAGCAAACTAAAAATGGAAAGGTTTCAGCTTTGAATGAAAACAGAACAAATAAGTCAAATTTGTGATTGAGACCCAGATAAAATGATTTCGAGCTCAAAAGTCCTATTGAATACGCAAACCCTCGAATTGAATCGTGATAATGCAATTCCCATCTCGAATTTAGCCACAAAGACGAAAACTTGCGGAGATTCATCGAAAAGATTGAAAATTTATGGAAAAGTTTTACCCTTTTTAGAGCAGAAGAGGAATCCGTCGAGGAGAAAGTAACAGGTATAGGTCTCGCAGCGAATAGAGCAGACCTAGTCGTCTTCTCTAGTCTCTCTcaatctcttctctctttcaaAAACAATGTCGTGTCAACTGGTTACCGGGAGAAACCAGCTTCACGTTTTCCTCTTACTTAGCGagatgatttttatttattacagtTTAGACctctcatttttatttaattctaatTGCCACCTCATTCTTTACGATTCTAGAATTTTAACCATTCGCGACGCGAGAAGCCATTTATCCACGTACTAGATCATTCAGTGTTAAGTATATGaaaggaaacaaaaatattcaaaagtcATCTAAAATGCAGGTAATGAATGTTATTTACACTAGTTTAGCCGTTGTTTTGAAtcaaattttggttttaaatgAAGGTTTGACAATAAAATAACTTCTTATATATAGTTCGTAAGCTATATAGTCTTCTCTCTAAATTATTCGACCTTTTGGATTTGTCTAGAGGAAAAAGAGGAAACATATCCAACGGCGAAAAAGATGGGACCTATACCAACTAGCTTTTATGACGATAGTTAGCTCAACAACCAATTAAAGCATGCCATGTGGTATTTTACTGACCGTACGAATCAAACGGGGACCTAGCTGTCGTCGACATTCGTTTCCTCTTTGCTACGCTGTCTGAGAAACTCCGTGTTACTACTAAACTAATTGAATttactttagttttatttagcCCCACAATACTATAGTTTAATGATAAATCATTAGAGTTAGTTGACTTTGTCTATGATTTTGAGAACCAAAGGGAAGAAGTCCATCTGTATTTCATGTTTAATTAGCTGTACAAGCATAGTCAccgaggatttttttttt
The nucleotide sequence above comes from Brassica napus cultivar Da-Ae chromosome A9, Da-Ae, whole genome shotgun sequence. Encoded proteins:
- the LOC106401609 gene encoding calcium-dependent protein kinase 26 is translated as MGMDLADKENTSPPLFEFCNCYKVATLTQTILNPVNVSSLKDRYVLGEQLGLGQFGVIRVCSDKFTGERLACKSISKDRLVTQEDMKSIKLEIAIMAKLAGHPNVVDLKAVYEEEDHVHLVMELCAGGELFHKLEKYGRYSEVRARVLFKHLMQVVKFCHDNGIVHRDLKPENILMATVASSSPIKLADFGLATYIKPGEKLNGTVGSPFYIAPEVLSGGYNEAADVWSAGVILYILLSGVPPFWGKTKSKIFDAVRAADLRFSAEPWGNITSYAKDLIRGMLCVDPSQRLTADGVLAHSWMEELSEPGQEQYGRDGVGCEGLESGGCSFSTEYVSREQDYSFSMGQLEESIDNDCRSSFSSFLPAVNSNVPPTSGFGGFSFDGEQLESELPSMPSFTFFSPSPSTTQNNNTHETDEKLGDSSPKRLLPSPESSSQLERGEEAGESQTEAAGGKTETRRERGNWSRISGLHSKRNRTIGIGELDQLVVDVAVTESIIRWASCTHIPTAPSLTLSLVC